The Alosa alosa isolate M-15738 ecotype Scorff River chromosome 9, AALO_Geno_1.1, whole genome shotgun sequence genome includes a region encoding these proteins:
- the atp1b1a gene encoding sodium/potassium-transporting ATPase subunit beta-1a isoform X1, with amino-acid sequence MPAANKDTEGGWRSFVWNSEKKEFLGRTGSSWFKIFIFYVVFYGCLAGIFIGTIQAMLLTLSDYKPTYQDRVAPPGLSHTPRSVKGEIFFSMNDPKSYEKIVTAMDELLKKYNADAQEDMVKYEDCGTDPADYRNRGELDGEGGLRKACRYQRDWLGSCSGADGHYGFKEGKPCIIVKLNRIVNFRPKPPKTNTTLPLEAQANFQSFVLPMYCTNKREEDKNKISGIEYFGFKGGFPLQYYPYYGKLLHPQYLQPLVAVKFNNLTFDEDLRVECKVFGDNIDYSEKDRYQGRFEFKFNVKSS; translated from the exons ATGCCGGCGGCCAACAAAGATACTGAAGGTGGATGGAGGAGCTTTGTCTGGAATTCTGAAAAGAAGGAATTTTTGGGACGTACAGGAAGCAGTTGGT TTAAAATTTTTATCTTCTATGTGGTGTTCTATGGATGCTTGGCTGGAATCTTCATCGGCACTATTCAGGCCATGTTGCTCACCCTTAGTGACTACAAGCCCACGTACCAGGACAGAGTCGCACCCCCAG GGTTGTCACACACCCCACGTTCTGTCAAAGGAGAAATCTTCTTCTCCATGAATGACCCAAAGTCGTACGAAAAAATTGTCACTGCAATGGATGAGCTGCTGAAAAAATACAATGCTGACGCCCAGGAGGACATGGTGAAATATGAGGACTGTGGCA CTGATCCAGCGGATTATAGGAACCGCGGAGAGCTGGACGGAGAGGGAGGACTCAGGAAAGCTTGCCGCTACCAAAGAGATTGGCTAGGCAGCTGTTCAGGAGCCGATGGCCATTATGGCTTCAAGGAGGGCAAGCCCTGCATCATCGTCAAGCTCAACCGCATCGTCAACTTCAGACCCAAG CCACCAAAGACCAATACGACCCTACCATTAGAAGCTCAGGCCAACTTCCAGAGTTTTGTGCTGCCCATGTACTGCACCAACAAG agagaggaggacaagaaCAAGATCTCAGGGATTGAGTACTTTGGCTTCAAGGGAGGCTTCCCCCTGCAGTACTACCCTTACTATGGCAAGCTGCTGCACCCCCAGTACCTTCAGCCACTGGTGGCCGTCAAGTTCAACAACCTCACCTTTGACGAAGACCTGCGCGTTGAGTGCAAAGTATTTGGAGACAACATTGACTACAGTGAGAAAGACCGCTATCAGGGACGCTTTGAATTCAAATTCAATGTCAAATCATCATGA
- the atp1b1a gene encoding sodium/potassium-transporting ATPase subunit beta-1a isoform X2: MSCVIAYRGRGKKIVKIFIFYVVFYGCLAGIFIGTIQAMLLTLSDYKPTYQDRVAPPGLSHTPRSVKGEIFFSMNDPKSYEKIVTAMDELLKKYNADAQEDMVKYEDCGTDPADYRNRGELDGEGGLRKACRYQRDWLGSCSGADGHYGFKEGKPCIIVKLNRIVNFRPKPPKTNTTLPLEAQANFQSFVLPMYCTNKREEDKNKISGIEYFGFKGGFPLQYYPYYGKLLHPQYLQPLVAVKFNNLTFDEDLRVECKVFGDNIDYSEKDRYQGRFEFKFNVKSS, encoded by the exons ATGTCATGTGTTATAGCCTACCgcggaaggggaaaaaagatag TTAAAATTTTTATCTTCTATGTGGTGTTCTATGGATGCTTGGCTGGAATCTTCATCGGCACTATTCAGGCCATGTTGCTCACCCTTAGTGACTACAAGCCCACGTACCAGGACAGAGTCGCACCCCCAG GGTTGTCACACACCCCACGTTCTGTCAAAGGAGAAATCTTCTTCTCCATGAATGACCCAAAGTCGTACGAAAAAATTGTCACTGCAATGGATGAGCTGCTGAAAAAATACAATGCTGACGCCCAGGAGGACATGGTGAAATATGAGGACTGTGGCA CTGATCCAGCGGATTATAGGAACCGCGGAGAGCTGGACGGAGAGGGAGGACTCAGGAAAGCTTGCCGCTACCAAAGAGATTGGCTAGGCAGCTGTTCAGGAGCCGATGGCCATTATGGCTTCAAGGAGGGCAAGCCCTGCATCATCGTCAAGCTCAACCGCATCGTCAACTTCAGACCCAAG CCACCAAAGACCAATACGACCCTACCATTAGAAGCTCAGGCCAACTTCCAGAGTTTTGTGCTGCCCATGTACTGCACCAACAAG agagaggaggacaagaaCAAGATCTCAGGGATTGAGTACTTTGGCTTCAAGGGAGGCTTCCCCCTGCAGTACTACCCTTACTATGGCAAGCTGCTGCACCCCCAGTACCTTCAGCCACTGGTGGCCGTCAAGTTCAACAACCTCACCTTTGACGAAGACCTGCGCGTTGAGTGCAAAGTATTTGGAGACAACATTGACTACAGTGAGAAAGACCGCTATCAGGGACGCTTTGAATTCAAATTCAATGTCAAATCATCATGA